In one window of Methanococcoides methylutens DNA:
- a CDS encoding 4Fe-4S binding protein, whose protein sequence is MKVNENCVGCGQCTAFCKKDAIIVKSKAYITDKCVECGICAAYCPMKAIEVAE, encoded by the coding sequence ATGAAAGTCAATGAAAACTGTGTTGGATGTGGCCAGTGCACTGCATTTTGTAAGAAAGATGCGATCATTGTTAAAAGTAAGGCATATATCACAGACAAATGCGTAGAATGTGGGATATGTGCAGCGTACTGCCCCATGAAAGCTATAGAGGTAGCTGAATGA
- a CDS encoding phytoene desaturase family protein, translating to MKVIVIGAGLGGLLSAAKLSGAGYEVEVFERLPMTGGRFTNIDIKGYQLTTGALHMLPHGPTGPLAQLLEEVGADVTIKRDEGKAFMRIFEDIDNNIYEDLPFGKFGKVFSIWNRIKLAYFMMNTRRNPPRDCSFAEWLSKHLDEPLAHQMADSFCGWALSLKAADVPVEEAFEIFENLYRHGGPGVPIGGCKAVTDALADVVRNNGGTIHTDKEVSEIIIEDGKASGVIIDGLKYPADLVLSNIGHHYTNDLCKDVQSDEEYKKYQNKIKIVKPSAGVKICLAANEPLIGHGGVLFTPSARRVNGINEVTNIDPNLAPQGKHLVMAHQTTQWDRIPYLEDEIDLGIKDLEEIFAGKDYEVLLTQSYYNGWPVNRSSSGSDIGNTTPIEGLYVVGDGAKGKGGIEVEGVALGVKNTMNLILGN from the coding sequence ATGAAGGTCATAGTAATAGGCGCGGGACTTGGCGGTTTGCTAAGCGCAGCAAAATTGTCAGGAGCAGGGTATGAAGTAGAGGTATTTGAGCGCTTGCCCATGACAGGAGGCAGGTTCACCAATATTGATATCAAAGGGTACCAACTGACCACAGGCGCACTACACATGTTACCACATGGACCTACCGGACCATTGGCACAGCTCCTCGAGGAAGTGGGCGCAGATGTTACCATCAAGCGCGATGAAGGAAAGGCTTTCATGCGCATTTTCGAAGACATTGACAACAACATTTATGAAGACTTACCCTTTGGAAAGTTCGGAAAGGTATTCTCAATCTGGAACAGGATAAAACTTGCATATTTCATGATGAACACCAGGAGAAATCCCCCCAGGGACTGCTCCTTTGCAGAATGGCTTTCAAAGCACCTCGATGAACCTCTTGCACATCAAATGGCAGACTCATTCTGCGGCTGGGCCCTTAGCCTGAAAGCAGCCGATGTTCCTGTGGAAGAAGCATTTGAGATATTTGAGAACCTGTACCGCCACGGTGGTCCCGGAGTACCAATTGGAGGATGTAAAGCTGTTACTGATGCGCTGGCGGATGTCGTCAGGAACAATGGTGGAACCATACACACGGACAAAGAAGTCTCAGAGATCATCATCGAAGATGGAAAAGCTTCAGGCGTCATTATAGACGGTCTAAAATATCCTGCAGACCTTGTGCTCAGCAATATCGGACATCATTACACAAACGACCTTTGCAAAGATGTACAGTCCGATGAAGAATACAAAAAGTACCAGAACAAGATAAAAATTGTCAAACCATCTGCAGGAGTTAAGATCTGCCTTGCAGCAAACGAACCTTTGATCGGACATGGAGGCGTTCTGTTCACACCCTCAGCCAGACGTGTGAATGGCATTAACGAGGTCACCAACATTGATCCGAACCTGGCACCACAAGGAAAACACCTTGTAATGGCTCACCAGACAACCCAGTGGGACAGGATCCCTTACCTCGAGGACGAGATAGACCTGGGCATCAAGGATCTTGAAGAGATCTTTGCAGGCAAGGACTACGAAGTACTTCTTACACAATCCTATTACAACGGCTGGCCTGTCAACAGATCATCATCAGGTTCAGACATTGGCAATACAACACCCATAGAAGGGCTGTACGTAGTTGGTGATGGCGCAAAAGGCAAAGGTGGAATTGAAGTTGAAGGCGTAGCCCTTGGTGTTAAGAACACCATGAACCTCATTCTGGGCAATTAA
- the cofG gene encoding 7,8-didemethyl-8-hydroxy-5-deazariboflavin synthase subunit CofG has protein sequence MPEFVTFSRNVFIPVTNICRNRCGYCTFRRDPEHPEARLMSVEEIIPILKNGKEAGCTEALFVFGEYAEEVPEYRKELEKMGYSSTIEYVTKLCELAIEIGILPHTNAGILDRHELEMLKPLNVSMGLMLETTAELKAHSESPGKAPSKRIEMIRTAGELQIPFTTGILVGIGESIEDRKHSLETIAAIHEEFGHIQEVIIQNFMPKPDTPMADQIPPTKEEMIQTVSLARELLPEDVSVQVAPNLIEPHILIQNGATDLGGISPTTIDWINPEAEWPSVVDLQKMTGKIPLKERLPIYPHHIKKGWYSSNLSDLIQTLTDKNGFKRKQ, from the coding sequence ATGCCCGAATTTGTTACATTCTCACGCAATGTTTTCATTCCTGTTACGAATATTTGCAGGAACCGTTGCGGATACTGCACATTCAGACGCGATCCGGAGCATCCGGAAGCCCGCCTCATGAGTGTGGAGGAGATAATACCGATCCTGAAAAACGGAAAAGAAGCAGGATGTACTGAAGCACTTTTTGTTTTTGGAGAATATGCCGAAGAGGTTCCCGAATACAGAAAGGAACTCGAAAAGATGGGGTATTCCAGCACCATCGAGTATGTCACTAAGCTTTGTGAACTTGCCATAGAAATAGGAATATTGCCGCATACCAATGCAGGCATTCTTGACCGGCATGAACTGGAGATGCTAAAGCCACTTAACGTCAGCATGGGCCTTATGCTGGAAACCACTGCAGAACTGAAAGCCCACAGCGAATCTCCAGGGAAAGCCCCTTCAAAGCGGATCGAGATGATACGCACTGCCGGAGAACTGCAGATACCATTCACAACGGGCATACTGGTAGGAATCGGAGAAAGCATCGAGGACAGGAAGCATTCCCTGGAAACCATCGCAGCGATCCATGAGGAGTTCGGACATATCCAGGAAGTCATCATCCAGAACTTCATGCCAAAACCAGACACTCCAATGGCGGATCAGATCCCACCTACAAAGGAAGAGATGATACAGACAGTATCCCTCGCAAGAGAACTACTGCCGGAGGATGTTTCTGTTCAGGTCGCACCAAACCTTATCGAACCCCATATACTGATACAAAATGGAGCCACCGACCTTGGAGGAATTTCTCCCACCACCATCGACTGGATCAATCCCGAGGCTGAATGGCCAAGTGTGGTCGACCTTCAGAAGATGACAGGAAAAATACCCCTGAAAGAAAGATTACCGATCTATCCACATCATATTAAGAAAGGATGGTACAGCAGTAACCTTTCCGACCTTATACAAACACTTACCGACAAAAACGGATTCAAGAGGAAACAGTAA
- the cofH gene encoding 5-amino-6-(D-ribitylamino)uracil--L-tyrosine 4-hydroxyphenyl transferase CofH → MIPEDIIERAYMGTTTKEDALKLLEVRPFELYALADQLRYEAVGDNVTYVVNRNINFTDKCVGTCGFCAFKDKKGYLLSPEQIREKIDEAVASGATELCIQGGLMEDVKLDLYLDILRAVKEDHNHIHTHCFSPMEVYHAATSSGLTIDETLTELKKNGLNTMPGTAAEILADRVREIICPRKITRQQWIDIVTAAHQAGIRTTATMMYGHVETWEERIDHILTIRDIQKNTGGFTEFVPLPFMPYNNRIGEEILKNGQFMTTGVEDLKVYSLARILLNTHIENIQVSWVKLGKKLAQVALLCGGNDLGGTLMEESISRSAGASNGEVITVEELEWLIRAAERTPVQRDTLYRSIL, encoded by the coding sequence ATGATCCCCGAAGATATCATAGAAAGAGCATACATGGGCACCACTACCAAAGAAGATGCTCTTAAACTACTGGAAGTGAGACCCTTTGAACTATATGCACTGGCAGACCAGCTAAGATATGAGGCAGTTGGAGATAACGTCACATACGTTGTTAACCGTAACATCAATTTCACAGACAAATGTGTTGGAACGTGTGGATTTTGTGCATTCAAGGATAAAAAGGGATACCTGCTCTCACCTGAACAGATCAGGGAAAAAATTGATGAAGCAGTTGCATCAGGTGCCACCGAGCTGTGCATCCAGGGAGGATTGATGGAGGATGTAAAACTCGACCTCTACCTGGATATCCTCAGGGCAGTAAAAGAAGACCACAACCACATTCATACTCACTGTTTCTCACCAATGGAAGTTTACCATGCTGCCACATCAAGTGGACTTACCATTGACGAAACTCTTACTGAACTTAAGAAGAACGGATTGAACACCATGCCCGGGACCGCTGCAGAGATACTGGCAGACCGGGTACGTGAGATCATCTGCCCGAGAAAGATCACAAGACAGCAGTGGATAGACATAGTAACAGCCGCACACCAGGCAGGGATCCGTACAACTGCCACCATGATGTACGGACATGTGGAAACGTGGGAAGAACGGATTGATCATATACTCACCATCCGCGATATCCAGAAAAACACCGGTGGTTTCACAGAATTCGTGCCACTTCCATTCATGCCTTACAATAACCGTATCGGGGAAGAGATACTTAAAAACGGCCAGTTCATGACAACAGGAGTTGAAGACCTGAAAGTCTACTCCCTGGCACGTATTTTACTCAACACTCACATCGAGAATATTCAGGTAAGCTGGGTAAAACTTGGAAAGAAGCTTGCACAGGTTGCCCTGCTATGCGGTGGCAATGATCTTGGAGGCACACTAATGGAAGAAAGTATCTCAAGATCAGCAGGAGCATCTAATGGGGAGGTCATTACTGTGGAAGAGCTCGAATGGCTCATCAGGGCTGCAGAAAGGACACCTGTCCAGAGAGACACACTTTACAGGAGCATATTATAA
- the cofH gene encoding 5-amino-6-(D-ribitylamino)uracil--L-tyrosine 4-hydroxyphenyl transferase CofH produces the protein MTIPEEIIERAYEGTATKEDALALLNVNPFELYAFADDLRKEAVGDTVTYVTNRNIYITNMCKGNCGFCAFREGDGYILTIEEILEQVGQAEKAGAVEICIQGGYLPQLDLEFYNEIVKSIHTTYPNMTIHGFSPMEIHYASSLSKTPLEDAFAELKKNGLGTLTGTSAEILSDRVRKIICEDKITTDQWIETIKASHRVGLRTNATIMYGHVETWEERFDHILTVRNIQQETGAFTELITMPFMPYNNRVGEEMLSSGKFMTTGMDDLKLIAIARILLNKHVDNLQACWVKLGKKLAQVALSCGANDMGGTLMEDQITLASGGANGEYLSPEELEWIITSEGRKPMRRNALYEEI, from the coding sequence ATGACCATTCCCGAAGAGATTATTGAACGGGCATACGAAGGAACCGCAACAAAAGAAGATGCACTTGCACTTCTGAATGTCAATCCCTTCGAGCTTTACGCATTCGCAGATGACCTGCGCAAAGAGGCAGTTGGCGATACAGTGACCTATGTAACCAACCGGAACATCTACATCACCAATATGTGCAAAGGAAACTGCGGATTCTGTGCTTTCCGGGAAGGAGACGGATACATACTTACCATTGAAGAGATACTCGAGCAGGTCGGTCAGGCAGAAAAGGCCGGTGCTGTTGAGATCTGCATCCAGGGAGGCTACCTTCCACAGCTTGATCTTGAATTTTACAATGAGATCGTAAAGAGCATACACACCACCTATCCAAATATGACCATACATGGATTTTCACCCATGGAGATCCACTATGCATCATCCCTTTCAAAAACACCCCTGGAAGATGCTTTTGCCGAACTCAAGAAGAACGGACTGGGCACGCTTACAGGAACATCTGCAGAGATACTTTCGGACCGTGTACGAAAGATCATCTGCGAGGATAAGATAACAACAGACCAGTGGATAGAGACCATCAAAGCTTCCCACAGGGTCGGCCTGCGTACCAATGCCACCATAATGTACGGGCATGTGGAGACATGGGAAGAACGTTTCGACCACATACTTACAGTGCGAAATATCCAGCAAGAGACGGGAGCGTTCACCGAACTGATAACAATGCCTTTCATGCCTTACAACAACCGTGTTGGCGAAGAAATGCTGAGTTCAGGAAAGTTCATGACCACCGGCATGGATGACCTCAAACTAATAGCAATTGCAAGAATACTGCTAAACAAGCATGTCGATAACCTTCAGGCATGCTGGGTCAAGCTCGGCAAGAAGCTTGCACAGGTAGCTTTATCCTGCGGGGCAAATGACATGGGAGGCACTCTTATGGAAGATCAGATCACCCTGGCATCCGGAGGAGCGAACGGGGAATACCTATCACCGGAAGAACTTGAATGGATCATCACAAGTGAAGGCCGCAAACCAATGAGAAGGAATGCATTATACGAGGAAATATAA
- the cofC gene encoding 2-phospho-L-lactate guanylyltransferase has translation MRAVIPYKKENAKSRLSPVLSQNEREEFVELMLRDVVSSLNSAGITEIDILTTSSEGVPEDLDVNLIVADPGLNTSINSYLQNVDEPTMIIMADLPLVRSSHIKKIVSYPEDIVIVPGKGGGTNILFIRQPKDFTVKYHGCSFISHYEITEDLGKSRRVFDSFLASIDIDEPHDIVELLLYGNGLSKEYAEKRFCAETGKGRVKISPLSKLSGFI, from the coding sequence ATGCGGGCAGTGATCCCATATAAGAAAGAGAATGCCAAATCAAGGCTATCTCCGGTACTTTCACAGAACGAACGCGAGGAGTTCGTGGAGCTCATGTTAAGGGATGTAGTCAGCTCATTGAACTCTGCGGGGATCACAGAAATAGATATACTGACCACATCCAGCGAAGGAGTGCCCGAGGATCTGGATGTGAACCTTATCGTAGCCGATCCCGGACTTAATACATCCATAAACTCATACCTACAAAATGTTGATGAACCAACCATGATCATCATGGCAGATCTGCCCCTTGTGAGAAGCAGTCACATCAAAAAGATAGTATCGTATCCAGAAGATATTGTCATCGTTCCCGGAAAAGGCGGCGGTACGAATATATTGTTCATACGGCAACCAAAAGATTTTACTGTTAAATATCATGGATGCAGCTTTATAAGCCATTATGAGATCACAGAAGACCTTGGGAAGAGCAGAAGGGTCTTTGACTCATTCCTTGCAAGTATCGATATCGATGAACCTCATGATATTGTAGAGTTACTCCTATACGGAAATGGCCTTTCAAAAGAATATGCTGAAAAAAGGTTTTGTGCCGAGACCGGGAAAGGGCGCGTGAAGATATCACCCCTTTCAAAGCTGTCCGGTTTCATCTGA
- the cutA gene encoding divalent-cation tolerance protein CutA, whose product MQHIIVYITTGSMEEARMLGKELVSRRLAACANIHPINSIYRWNGEMVEDNEVVVILKTTSEMFDELKETIVSLHSYDLPCIISWGITGENKYLQWISDETGQL is encoded by the coding sequence GTATGGAAGAAGCGCGCATGCTTGGAAAAGAGCTTGTGTCAAGGAGGCTTGCTGCCTGTGCAAATATCCATCCTATAAATTCCATTTATAGGTGGAATGGTGAAATGGTGGAGGACAATGAGGTTGTAGTTATATTGAAAACGACCTCTGAAATGTTCGATGAACTAAAAGAAACCATTGTATCGCTTCACAGCTATGATCTCCCATGTATAATCTCATGGGGGATCACTGGTGAAAATAAGTATCTCCAGTGGATCTCAGATGAAACCGGACAGCTTTGA